The following coding sequences lie in one Lytechinus pictus isolate F3 Inbred unplaced genomic scaffold, Lp3.0 scaffold_20, whole genome shotgun sequence genomic window:
- the LOC129283205 gene encoding mitochondrial glutamate carrier 2-like, which yields MEMLKIQLQDAGRKKALLLKPNGVGSVSVNDLTASGKLNPVLARSYSANTRTVPSSGMAIARDLIQTKGFFGLYKGLGATMMRDVPFSAIYFPFFAHLNALGFQSETGRASFLHSFVSGCIAASTAAVSVNPVDVIKTRLQLLEHAEGEETYTGVRDCFTKILKNEGPQAFFKGATCRILVIAPLFGIAQSVYYFGVGEYVVDRFNGLTF from the exons ATGGAAATGCTCAAAATACAACTACAAGATGCAGGCCGGAAAA AAGCGCTTCTCCTCAAACCAAACGGCGTCGGCTCCGTCTCCGTCAACGACCTCACAGCCTCAGGCAAACTCAACCCAGTACTTGCCCGCTCCTACTCGGCGAACACCCGGACCGTCCCGTCCTCGGGCATGGCCATCGCACGGGACCTGATCCAGACGAAGGGTTTCTTTGGTCTTTACAAGGGTCTTGGAGCCACCATGATGAGGGATGTCCCGTTTTCAGCGATCTACTTTCCATTCTTTGCACATCTCAATGCCTTG GGCTTCCAATCAGAGACGGGGAGAGCTAGTTTCTTACATTCGTTCGTATCAGGGTGTATAGCTGCCTCAACAGCTGCTGTCTCAGTCAACCCCGTAGATG TTATCAAAACCAGACTACAACTCCTAGAGCACGCAGAGGGCGAGGAGACCTACACCGGCGTCCGGGACTGCTTCACCAAGATCCTCAAGAACGAAGGACCTCAGGCTTTCTTCAAAGGCGCCACCTGCCGAATCCTCGTCATCGCACCCCTCTTCGGCATCGCCCAGTCAGTCTACTACTTTGGCGTCGGCGAGTACGTCGTCGACCGCTTCAACGGGCTGACGTTCTGA